A stretch of Brassica rapa cultivar Chiifu-401-42 chromosome A08, CAAS_Brap_v3.01, whole genome shotgun sequence DNA encodes these proteins:
- the LOC103833414 gene encoding methionine--tRNA ligase, cytoplasmic isoform X1, producing MEDDGGTSAPKLPIPGKRNILITSALPYVNNVPHLGNIIGCVLSADVYARYCRLRGYNAIYICGTDEYGTATETKALEENCSPKEICDTYHAIHKEVYEWFDISFDKFGRTSTPEQTLVCQAIFNKLFDNNFLSENTMQQLYCDTCKKFLADRLVEGSCPFKECNYDSARGDQCENCGKLLNPTELKDPRCKVCQTTPRIRDTDHLFIELPLLKDKLEEYINETSVTGSWSQNAIQTTKAWLKEGLRQRCITRDLKWGVPVPHEKYKEKVFYVWFDAPIGYVSITSCYTSEWEKWWKNPENVELYQFMGKDNVPFHTVMFPSTQLGTGENWTLMKTISVTEYLNYQNGISGKFSKSKGVGVFGNDVKSTNIPVEVWRYYLLANRPEVSDTLFTWKDLQAKLTGELLNNLGNFVNRVLTFIAKPEPAGYGSVIPDALGAESHPLTQSLAENVGKFVEQYVEAMEKVKLKQGLKIAMSISNEGNAYLQEAKFWKLYKEDKPSCAIVIRSAAGLVHLLAQLLEPFMPSFSREVFKQLNLPLQFSLTDEGGEVLLASRPWEILPRNHKIGTPQPLFKELTDEEVQQYEDKFAGNQGDRRARDAEAANMAADQLKKTKLSDAKKQKASKGAATSKTQPDADREITMARLDIRVGKILKAEKHPNADSLYVEEIDVGGAETRTIVSGLVKYIPLEEMQNRMVCVLCNLKPAKMRDVMSQGMVLAASSSDGSKVELVEPPESAEIGERVRFQGFEGEPDVVLNPKKKVWETLVVDLHTDENLVACYKDLPFTTDAGVCKVSSISNGTIR from the exons ATGGAAGACGACGGCGGCACGAGCGCCCCGAAGTTACCGATCCCGGGAAAGAGGAACATACTAATCACGAGTGCTCTGCCTTACGTCAACAACGTCCCTCATCTCGGAAACATCATCGGAT GTGTTCTGAGTGCTGATGTGTATGCAAGATACTGTCGTCTCCGTGGGTACAATGCGATATATATATGTGGGACTGATGAATATGGAACTGCTACTGAGACCAAAGCTCTGGAGGAGAACTGCTCCCCTAAAGAAATCTGTGACAC GTACCATGCCATTCACAAAGAAGTTTATGAGTGGTTTGATATAAGTTTTGACAAGTTTGGGCGGACTTCAACTCCTGAACAGACTCTAGTCTGCCAAGCTATTTTCAATAAGTTGTTTGATAACAACTTTCTTTCGGAGAACACCATGCAGCAG CTTTACTGCGATACATGCAAGAAGTTCTTAGCTGACCGCCTTGTTGAGGGTTCTTGCCCGTTTAAAGAATGTAACTATGATTCTGCTCGTGGAGATCAGTGTGAAAACTGTGGAAAGCTCCTTAATCCTACCGAACTCAAAGATCCCAGGTGCAAG GTTTGTCAAACTACACCCCGAATTCGTGACACAGACCACCTGTTTATTGAGCTTCCGTTGCTGAAAGATAAGTTGGAAGAGTATATTAACGAGACATCTGTTACGGGATCTTGGAGTCAAAACGCTATTCAAACGACGAAAGCATGGCTTAAAGAAGGGCTTAGACAGAGATGTATTACAAGGGATCTGAAGTGGGGAGTTCCTGTTCCACATGAGAAATATAAGGAAAAG GTCTTTTACGTGTGGTTTGATGCTCCTATTGGGTACGTCTCAATAACGTCATGCTACACATCTGAATGGGAGAAGTGGTGGAAGAATCCTGAGAATGTGGAGCTTTATCAGTTTATGGGGAAAGACAACGTGCCTTTTCACACT GTGATGTTTCCATCTACGCAGCTTGGAACTGGGGAGAATTGGACACTAATGAAGACAATCAGTGtgactgaatatttaaattacCAAAATG GGATTTCAGGAAAGTTCTCCAAGAGTAAAGGTGTTGGAGTGTTTGGTAATGATGTAAAAAGTACAAATATCCCTGTCGAAGTTTGGAGATATTACTTGCTGGCGAACAGGCCTGAG GTGTCGGACACACTATTTACATGGAAAGATTTGCAAGCAAAACTGACTGGCGAGTTACTGAATAACCTAGGCAACTTTGTTAACCGAGTTCTGACTTTTATAGCAAAGCCTGAACCTGCAG GTTATGGGTCTGTCATTCCTGATGCTCTTGGTGCTGAATCTCATCCTTTAACGCAATCTCTGGCTGAAAATGTTGGAAAATTTGTGGAGCAGTATGTTGAAGCCATGGAAAAG GTTAAGCTCAAGCAGGGTCTGAAAATTGCTATGAGCATCTCGAATGAAGGGAACGCATACTTGCAG GAAGCCAAATTTTGGAAACTTTACAAGGAAGATAAACCTTCTTGTGCAATTGTTATAAGAAGTGCTGCTGGTTTAGTTCATCTTCTTGCACAATTGTTAGAACCTTTCATGCCATCATTTTCTCGTGAG GTATTTAAACAGCTAAATTTGCCTCTACAATTTTCACTCACTGACGAGGGAGGAGAGGTTTTATTAGCAAGTAGACCGTGGGAGATTCTGCCTCGCAATCACAAGATAGGCACCCCTCAACCATTGTTCAAGGAATTG ACAGATGAAGAAGTGCAACAGTACGAAGACAAGTTTGCTGGAAATCAGGGTGATAGACGTGCTAGGGACGCAGAAGCCGCAAATATGGCGGCGGATCAacttaagaaaacaaaactttcaG ATGCTAAAAAGCAAAAAGCATCAAAAGGTGCAGCAACATCCAAAACTCAACCGGATGCTGATCGTGAAATTACAATGGCAAGACTTGATATTCGAGTCGGCAAAATTCTCAAGGCTGAGAAACATCCTAACGCAGATTCGCTGTATGTGGAAGAAATTGATGTTGGAGGAGCTGAAACTCGGACTATTGTTAGTGGATTGGTCAAGTACATACCTCTTGAGGAGATGCAG AACCGTATGGTTTGTGTTCTTTGCAACTTGAAGCCGGCGAAAATGAGGGATGTTATGTCCCAAGGAATGGTTCTTGCCGCTTCCAGTAGTGACGGCAGCAAG GTGGAGTTGGTCGAGCCCCCTGAATCGGCTGAGATTGGAGAGCGAGTTAGATTTCAAGGGTTTGAAGGCGAGCCAGACGTTGTCTTAAATCCGAAGAAGAAAGTGTGGGAGACTCTTGTGGTGGATCTGCACACAGATGAGAATCTAGTTGCTTGCTACAAAGATTTACCCTTCACTACAGATGCAGGTGTATGCAAGGTTTCATCCATCAGCAATGGCACGATCCGGTAG
- the LOC103833414 gene encoding methionine--tRNA ligase, cytoplasmic isoform X2 produces MEDDGGTSAPKLPIPGKRNILITSALPYVNNVPHLGNIIGCVLSADVYARYCRLRGYNAIYICGTDEYGTATETKALEENCSPKEICDTYHAIHKEVYEWFDISFDKFGRTSTPEQTLVCQAIFNKLFDNNFLSENTMQQLYCDTCKKFLADRLVEGSCPFKECNYDSARGDQCENCGKLLNPTELKDPRCKVCQTTPRIRDTDHLFIELPLLKDKLEEYINETSVTGSWSQNAIQTTKAWLKEGLRQRCITRDLKWGVPVPHEKYKEKVFYVWFDAPIGYVSITSCYTSEWEKWWKNPENVELYQFMGKDNVPFHTVMFPSTQLGTGENWTLMKTISVTEYLNYQNGKFSKSKGVGVFGNDVKSTNIPVEVWRYYLLANRPEVSDTLFTWKDLQAKLTGELLNNLGNFVNRVLTFIAKPEPAGYGSVIPDALGAESHPLTQSLAENVGKFVEQYVEAMEKVKLKQGLKIAMSISNEGNAYLQEAKFWKLYKEDKPSCAIVIRSAAGLVHLLAQLLEPFMPSFSREVFKQLNLPLQFSLTDEGGEVLLASRPWEILPRNHKIGTPQPLFKELTDEEVQQYEDKFAGNQGDRRARDAEAANMAADQLKKTKLSDAKKQKASKGAATSKTQPDADREITMARLDIRVGKILKAEKHPNADSLYVEEIDVGGAETRTIVSGLVKYIPLEEMQNRMVCVLCNLKPAKMRDVMSQGMVLAASSSDGSKVELVEPPESAEIGERVRFQGFEGEPDVVLNPKKKVWETLVVDLHTDENLVACYKDLPFTTDAGVCKVSSISNGTIR; encoded by the exons ATGGAAGACGACGGCGGCACGAGCGCCCCGAAGTTACCGATCCCGGGAAAGAGGAACATACTAATCACGAGTGCTCTGCCTTACGTCAACAACGTCCCTCATCTCGGAAACATCATCGGAT GTGTTCTGAGTGCTGATGTGTATGCAAGATACTGTCGTCTCCGTGGGTACAATGCGATATATATATGTGGGACTGATGAATATGGAACTGCTACTGAGACCAAAGCTCTGGAGGAGAACTGCTCCCCTAAAGAAATCTGTGACAC GTACCATGCCATTCACAAAGAAGTTTATGAGTGGTTTGATATAAGTTTTGACAAGTTTGGGCGGACTTCAACTCCTGAACAGACTCTAGTCTGCCAAGCTATTTTCAATAAGTTGTTTGATAACAACTTTCTTTCGGAGAACACCATGCAGCAG CTTTACTGCGATACATGCAAGAAGTTCTTAGCTGACCGCCTTGTTGAGGGTTCTTGCCCGTTTAAAGAATGTAACTATGATTCTGCTCGTGGAGATCAGTGTGAAAACTGTGGAAAGCTCCTTAATCCTACCGAACTCAAAGATCCCAGGTGCAAG GTTTGTCAAACTACACCCCGAATTCGTGACACAGACCACCTGTTTATTGAGCTTCCGTTGCTGAAAGATAAGTTGGAAGAGTATATTAACGAGACATCTGTTACGGGATCTTGGAGTCAAAACGCTATTCAAACGACGAAAGCATGGCTTAAAGAAGGGCTTAGACAGAGATGTATTACAAGGGATCTGAAGTGGGGAGTTCCTGTTCCACATGAGAAATATAAGGAAAAG GTCTTTTACGTGTGGTTTGATGCTCCTATTGGGTACGTCTCAATAACGTCATGCTACACATCTGAATGGGAGAAGTGGTGGAAGAATCCTGAGAATGTGGAGCTTTATCAGTTTATGGGGAAAGACAACGTGCCTTTTCACACT GTGATGTTTCCATCTACGCAGCTTGGAACTGGGGAGAATTGGACACTAATGAAGACAATCAGTGtgactgaatatttaaattacCAAAATG GAAAGTTCTCCAAGAGTAAAGGTGTTGGAGTGTTTGGTAATGATGTAAAAAGTACAAATATCCCTGTCGAAGTTTGGAGATATTACTTGCTGGCGAACAGGCCTGAG GTGTCGGACACACTATTTACATGGAAAGATTTGCAAGCAAAACTGACTGGCGAGTTACTGAATAACCTAGGCAACTTTGTTAACCGAGTTCTGACTTTTATAGCAAAGCCTGAACCTGCAG GTTATGGGTCTGTCATTCCTGATGCTCTTGGTGCTGAATCTCATCCTTTAACGCAATCTCTGGCTGAAAATGTTGGAAAATTTGTGGAGCAGTATGTTGAAGCCATGGAAAAG GTTAAGCTCAAGCAGGGTCTGAAAATTGCTATGAGCATCTCGAATGAAGGGAACGCATACTTGCAG GAAGCCAAATTTTGGAAACTTTACAAGGAAGATAAACCTTCTTGTGCAATTGTTATAAGAAGTGCTGCTGGTTTAGTTCATCTTCTTGCACAATTGTTAGAACCTTTCATGCCATCATTTTCTCGTGAG GTATTTAAACAGCTAAATTTGCCTCTACAATTTTCACTCACTGACGAGGGAGGAGAGGTTTTATTAGCAAGTAGACCGTGGGAGATTCTGCCTCGCAATCACAAGATAGGCACCCCTCAACCATTGTTCAAGGAATTG ACAGATGAAGAAGTGCAACAGTACGAAGACAAGTTTGCTGGAAATCAGGGTGATAGACGTGCTAGGGACGCAGAAGCCGCAAATATGGCGGCGGATCAacttaagaaaacaaaactttcaG ATGCTAAAAAGCAAAAAGCATCAAAAGGTGCAGCAACATCCAAAACTCAACCGGATGCTGATCGTGAAATTACAATGGCAAGACTTGATATTCGAGTCGGCAAAATTCTCAAGGCTGAGAAACATCCTAACGCAGATTCGCTGTATGTGGAAGAAATTGATGTTGGAGGAGCTGAAACTCGGACTATTGTTAGTGGATTGGTCAAGTACATACCTCTTGAGGAGATGCAG AACCGTATGGTTTGTGTTCTTTGCAACTTGAAGCCGGCGAAAATGAGGGATGTTATGTCCCAAGGAATGGTTCTTGCCGCTTCCAGTAGTGACGGCAGCAAG GTGGAGTTGGTCGAGCCCCCTGAATCGGCTGAGATTGGAGAGCGAGTTAGATTTCAAGGGTTTGAAGGCGAGCCAGACGTTGTCTTAAATCCGAAGAAGAAAGTGTGGGAGACTCTTGTGGTGGATCTGCACACAGATGAGAATCTAGTTGCTTGCTACAAAGATTTACCCTTCACTACAGATGCAGGTGTATGCAAGGTTTCATCCATCAGCAATGGCACGATCCGGTAG